Proteins encoded together in one Armatimonadia bacterium window:
- a CDS encoding HU family DNA-binding protein yields the protein MPKTWNKADLVEAVAEKAELSKKDAGAALDAIIATVTGALKKKDKIQLTGFGSFEVRKRKARKAKNLQTGEEITVPASWVPAFKAGKGLKDSVK from the coding sequence GTGCCCAAGACGTGGAATAAAGCCGATCTCGTTGAGGCCGTTGCCGAAAAGGCCGAGCTGAGCAAGAAGGACGCAGGCGCAGCGCTGGACGCCATCATCGCTACGGTGACCGGCGCGCTGAAGAAGAAGGACAAGATCCAGCTCACGGGCTTCGGCAGCTTCGAGGTTCGGAAGCGGAAGGCACGCAAGGCCAAGAACCTGCAGACCGGCGAAGAGATCACTGTGCCGGCGAGCTGGGTACCCGCGTTCAAGGCCGGCAAGGGCCTCAAGGATTCCGTCAAGTAA
- a CDS encoding aminotransferase class III-fold pyridoxal phosphate-dependent enzyme, with amino-acid sequence MPNDLAALTYARYERYLNPGMAALTKFMGVETVEESSEGCYVTGTDGVRYLDCLGGPGVFTMGHRHPKIVEAVQAQAGRMPLGSHFFLDPITAELAERIAQITPGELQYTFFGNSGAEAVEGALKMARGYTKRPRYVAAEGAFHGKTYGALSASGREAYKTPFRPLMEGFTHVPFGDADALAAAVDEQTAAVILEPIQCEAGIRVPPDGYLRAAREICDQHGALLILDEIQTGLGRTGKMWACDWDGIAPDIMTIGKAIGGGVMPLAAFVARPAIWEVFAENPYIHSSTFGGNPLACTAGLKALQVIEEEGLAAKAQERGEQLLAGAQQLGAEFGDIIKEVRGRGLLVGIEFANSDVGGLVIAAMFQYKIIAAFAINNPEVLRLEPPAVITEQEVDYVIDSLRGSLEAAAGLLKSLGE; translated from the coding sequence ATGCCCAACGACCTCGCCGCACTGACCTATGCCCGCTACGAGCGCTACCTCAACCCCGGCATGGCCGCCCTCACCAAGTTCATGGGCGTGGAGACGGTGGAGGAGAGTTCCGAGGGCTGCTATGTGACCGGCACGGACGGCGTCCGCTACCTCGACTGCCTCGGTGGGCCGGGCGTCTTCACCATGGGGCACCGGCATCCCAAGATCGTCGAGGCCGTGCAGGCGCAGGCCGGCCGCATGCCCCTGGGTAGCCACTTCTTCCTCGACCCGATCACCGCCGAGCTGGCGGAGCGCATCGCCCAGATCACTCCGGGCGAGCTGCAGTACACCTTCTTTGGTAATTCCGGCGCGGAAGCTGTGGAGGGTGCGCTGAAGATGGCGCGCGGCTACACGAAGCGACCGCGCTATGTGGCTGCCGAAGGGGCCTTCCACGGCAAGACCTACGGGGCTCTCAGCGCCTCCGGACGCGAGGCCTACAAGACGCCCTTCCGGCCGCTGATGGAGGGCTTCACGCATGTGCCCTTTGGGGATGCCGACGCCCTGGCGGCCGCCGTGGATGAGCAGACGGCAGCGGTCATCCTGGAGCCGATTCAGTGCGAGGCGGGCATTCGGGTTCCGCCGGACGGCTACCTGCGAGCGGCTCGGGAGATTTGCGACCAGCACGGAGCGTTGCTGATTCTGGATGAGATTCAGACCGGCCTGGGACGCACCGGCAAGATGTGGGCCTGTGACTGGGACGGCATCGCGCCCGACATCATGACCATCGGCAAGGCCATCGGCGGCGGCGTGATGCCGCTGGCGGCCTTCGTCGCTCGGCCCGCAATCTGGGAAGTCTTTGCCGAGAACCCCTACATCCACAGCTCGACCTTCGGCGGCAATCCCCTGGCCTGCACGGCGGGTCTGAAGGCACTGCAAGTCATCGAGGAAGAGGGCCTCGCCGCCAAGGCGCAGGAGCGTGGCGAACAGCTCCTGGCAGGAGCGCAGCAACTGGGCGCCGAATTCGGCGATATCATCAAGGAAGTCCGTGGGCGCGGGCTGCTCGTGGGCATCGAGTTCGCGAACAGCGACGTGGGCGGCCTGGTGATCGCGGCGATGTTCCAGTACAAGATCATCGCTGCTTTCGCGATCAACAACCCGGAGGTTCTGCGCCTCGAGCCGCCGGCGGTGATCACGGAGCAGGAAGTGGATTACGTCATCGACAGCCTGCGTGGGTCGCTGGAAGCAGCGGCCGGCCTGCTCAAGTCGCTGGGGGAATAG